One window from the genome of Oceanisphaera sp. IT1-181 encodes:
- a CDS encoding SufE family protein gives MQPFGHTITDTEIRALFANAQGWEARYKELIKLAKQLPALNAADKIEVNAIHGCESQAWLVSEQNTNGLWQLHCDSDARIVKGLMAVVLAALNNKTAEQIQAFDMDTYFSELQLLSHLSPSRGNGLRAVVTAIKHRCTPYAVRQR, from the coding sequence ATGCAGCCATTTGGTCATACCATTACCGACACCGAGATTCGCGCTTTATTTGCAAATGCACAGGGCTGGGAAGCCCGCTACAAAGAGCTGATCAAACTGGCTAAGCAGCTACCGGCATTAAATGCAGCAGATAAGATAGAGGTTAACGCCATTCACGGTTGTGAAAGCCAAGCTTGGCTGGTGAGCGAGCAAAATACTAATGGATTGTGGCAGCTGCACTGCGACTCAGATGCGCGCATCGTCAAAGGCTTGATGGCGGTAGTACTGGCGGCATTGAACAACAAAACCGCCGAACAAATACAAGCCTTCGACATGGACACTTATTTTTCCGAACTACAGCTCTTAAGCCATCTAAGCCCCTCGCGCGGCAACGGCTTAAGAGCCGTGGTAACAGCTATAAAACACAGATGTACGCCGTACGCTGTCCGTCAAAGATAA
- the rhlB gene encoding ATP-dependent RNA helicase RhlB, producing the protein MSKTHLTDVKFAQLGLQPQVVTGLDAKGFHNCTPIQALSLPHLIAGKDIAGQAQTGTGKTIAFLAATFNHLLTTPAPEHRQLNQPRAIIMAPTRELAVQIHNDADTLSACTGLKLGLAYGGEGYEEQTEVLNAGVDILIGTTGRIIDFLKKQVIDMGAIQVVVLDEADRMFDLGFIKDIRFLFRRMPQPSQRVNMLFSATLSLRVQELAYEHMNSPEQVTIEPERKTGLYIKEELFYPAQEDKLLLLLTLVESEWPEKAIIFANTKHSCEKVHGWLEADGHRVGLLTGDVPQRKRTAILEDFTSGVLDILVATDVAARGLHIPDVSHVFNYDLPDDAEDYVHRIGRTGRAGASGCSISFACEEYVFNLPAIETYIEHSIPVTDYDKAALLDDVTPPVRIHHHRAHSTRKPHDGQRRPSAPRRRHG; encoded by the coding sequence ATGAGCAAAACACACTTAACTGACGTAAAATTTGCCCAATTGGGTCTGCAACCTCAAGTTGTCACCGGATTGGACGCAAAAGGATTTCACAACTGCACGCCGATACAGGCGTTGTCGTTACCCCATTTAATTGCTGGCAAAGATATTGCGGGACAAGCCCAAACGGGCACGGGTAAAACCATTGCCTTTCTCGCCGCCACTTTTAATCACCTCTTAACCACGCCCGCGCCTGAACATCGCCAACTCAACCAGCCTAGGGCCATTATTATGGCGCCGACCCGAGAGCTGGCGGTGCAAATCCATAATGACGCGGACACCCTCAGTGCCTGCACCGGCTTAAAATTAGGCTTGGCCTATGGCGGCGAAGGCTATGAAGAACAAACCGAAGTACTTAACGCGGGCGTCGATATTTTAATCGGTACCACGGGTCGTATTATCGACTTCTTGAAGAAACAAGTGATCGACATGGGCGCCATTCAAGTAGTGGTGCTCGACGAAGCAGATCGCATGTTTGATCTGGGCTTTATCAAAGATATCCGCTTTTTATTCCGCCGCATGCCGCAGCCGAGCCAGCGGGTGAATATGCTGTTTTCGGCCACGCTTTCACTACGAGTGCAAGAGCTGGCCTACGAACACATGAATAGCCCAGAGCAAGTCACTATTGAGCCCGAACGTAAAACAGGTCTGTACATTAAAGAAGAGCTGTTTTATCCGGCCCAAGAAGACAAACTGTTACTGCTGCTGACCTTGGTGGAAAGCGAATGGCCAGAGAAAGCCATCATATTTGCTAACACCAAGCACAGCTGTGAAAAAGTCCACGGCTGGTTAGAAGCAGACGGTCACAGAGTCGGTTTATTAACCGGAGACGTACCGCAAAGAAAGCGCACCGCTATTCTGGAAGACTTCACCAGTGGCGTACTCGATATTCTGGTGGCCACCGATGTGGCAGCGCGCGGCTTACATATTCCCGATGTCAGCCATGTCTTTAACTACGACTTGCCCGATGACGCAGAAGACTATGTGCATCGTATCGGTCGTACCGGCCGTGCCGGTGCCAGTGGTTGTTCTATCAGCTTTGCCTGTGAAGAATATGTGTTCAACTTACCGGCCATAGAAACCTATATAGAGCACAGTATTCCGGTCACGGATTACGATAAAGCAGCCTTGCTTGATGATGTCACACCGCCAGTGCGCATTCACCATCATAGGGCGCACTCAACTCGCAAACCCCACGACGGTCAACGCCGCCCCAGCGCGCCTCGTCGTCGGCATGGCTAA
- the fre gene encoding NAD(P)H-flavin reductase has protein sequence MQKVTCSVEALEEMADTLWYVRLKPEVPVDFLPGQYLLVVMAEDDKRPFSIANTMNDEGLLEMHIGATPENTYAMQVLKRMQDQGKIDVQLPAGKAHLRAESTHPVILMAGGTGFAYTRSILQQMIADGLRQPVFLYWGVRFAGHLYADQEMKAWVAAHPKLTYIPVVQNGDEQWQGRTGLVHDAIMDDFLSLHDYDVYVAGRFEMAGVAREAFKEKGVVSEQLFGDAFEFI, from the coding sequence ATGCAGAAAGTAACATGTAGTGTAGAAGCCCTAGAAGAGATGGCCGATACCCTGTGGTATGTGCGCTTAAAACCAGAAGTTCCTGTGGATTTTCTTCCTGGCCAATACTTATTGGTGGTGATGGCAGAGGATGATAAACGTCCGTTTTCTATCGCCAATACCATGAATGACGAAGGGTTGTTAGAAATGCACATTGGTGCGACTCCCGAAAATACCTATGCCATGCAAGTGCTCAAGCGCATGCAAGACCAAGGCAAAATTGACGTGCAGTTACCTGCCGGTAAGGCGCATTTACGCGCCGAATCCACACATCCAGTGATCTTGATGGCCGGTGGCACGGGCTTTGCTTATACCCGCTCTATCTTGCAGCAAATGATCGCCGATGGCCTGCGCCAACCGGTATTTTTATACTGGGGTGTGCGTTTCGCCGGGCATTTATATGCAGATCAAGAAATGAAAGCGTGGGTGGCCGCACATCCAAAGCTCACCTACATTCCGGTGGTCCAAAACGGTGATGAGCAGTGGCAAGGGCGCACCGGCTTAGTGCACGATGCCATTATGGACGACTTCCTAAGCTTGCATGACTATGACGTATACGTGGCGGGCCGCTTTGAAATGGCCGGCGTGGCGCGTGAAGCCTTTAAAGAGAAAGGGGTAGTGAGCGAGCAGCTGTTTGGCGATGCCTTTGAATTTATTTAA
- the tcdA gene encoding tRNA cyclic N6-threonylcarbamoyladenosine(37) synthase TcdA, producing MSFEQRFGGIARLYGNHALATFSQSHVCVLGIGGVGSWAAEALARSGIGAITLLDMDDICITNTNRQIHALNNQIGQEKTQAMAERIKLINPDCKVTVIDDFISADNQEEYLLRDFDYVLDAIDSVKAKVALIAFCKRNKIPVITAGGAGGQTDPSQIMIRDLSKTIQDPLAAKVRNELRRFHNFSKNPKRKFGVDCVFSTEQPRYPDGNGGICNARPELDGTMKMDCASGFGAITHITATFGFFMVSRILTKLAMKSSGTL from the coding sequence ATGAGTTTTGAGCAGCGTTTTGGTGGCATTGCCCGCCTGTATGGCAATCATGCCTTGGCAACTTTTTCCCAATCCCATGTCTGTGTATTAGGCATAGGTGGCGTGGGCAGTTGGGCGGCAGAAGCGCTGGCACGCTCCGGCATTGGTGCTATCACCTTGCTGGATATGGATGATATTTGTATCACCAATACCAATCGGCAAATTCATGCACTCAACAATCAAATAGGCCAAGAAAAAACCCAGGCCATGGCGGAGCGCATTAAGCTGATCAATCCAGACTGCAAAGTCACCGTTATCGATGATTTTATTAGTGCCGACAATCAGGAAGAGTATTTACTGCGGGATTTTGATTATGTGCTGGATGCGATCGATTCGGTCAAAGCCAAAGTGGCCTTGATCGCCTTTTGTAAGCGTAACAAGATTCCGGTGATCACTGCAGGTGGCGCGGGCGGACAAACGGATCCCAGTCAGATCATGATCCGCGATCTTAGTAAAACCATTCAGGATCCACTGGCTGCTAAAGTGCGAAACGAACTGCGTCGTTTTCATAACTTCAGTAAAAACCCCAAGCGTAAATTTGGCGTGGATTGCGTGTTCTCCACCGAACAGCCCCGTTACCCAGATGGCAACGGCGGTATTTGTAATGCTAGACCTGAGTTAGACGGCACCATGAAAATGGACTGCGCCTCCGGCTTTGGCGCCATCACCCACATCACCGCCACCTTCGGCTTCTTTATGGTCAGCCGCATACTCACCAAGCTAGCGATGAAAAGCAGCGGTACGCTATAA
- the trxA gene encoding thioredoxin TrxA, with the protein MSDKIVQLTDASFEADVLKASGPVLVDFWAEWCGPCKMIAPILAEVAEEYEGKVTIGKLNIDQNADTPPKFGIRGIPTLLLFKNGEIAATKVGALSKSQLKEFLDTNL; encoded by the coding sequence ATGAGTGACAAAATTGTGCAGCTGACCGATGCCAGCTTCGAAGCAGACGTGCTAAAAGCGAGTGGTCCCGTATTAGTCGATTTCTGGGCTGAATGGTGTGGTCCTTGTAAAATGATCGCCCCAATTTTGGCTGAAGTGGCCGAAGAGTATGAAGGCAAAGTGACCATCGGCAAATTGAACATCGACCAAAACGCCGATACGCCGCCTAAGTTTGGTATTCGTGGTATTCCTACTTTGTTGTTGTTTAAAAACGGCGAAATAGCAGCGACCAAAGTGGGCGCGCTGTCTAAGTCTCAGTTAAAAGAATTCTTAGACACTAACCTGTAA
- the ubiK gene encoding ubiquinone biosynthesis accessory factor UbiK, which yields MLDPKKLEDIARQIQNNLPSGIKNMGEEAEKRIRSVLQAQLGKLDMVTREEFDVQTKVLLRTREKLNDMEAKLTLLEQKLTAGQAVDDKQQD from the coding sequence ATGTTAGACCCTAAAAAATTAGAAGACATCGCCCGCCAGATCCAAAACAACTTGCCCAGCGGCATCAAAAACATGGGCGAAGAAGCAGAAAAACGCATTCGCAGTGTGCTGCAAGCTCAACTGGGTAAACTGGACATGGTGACCCGCGAAGAGTTTGACGTACAAACTAAAGTCTTGCTGCGCACCCGTGAGAAACTCAACGACATGGAAGCAAAACTGACGCTGCTGGAGCAGAAATTAACCGCTGGCCAAGCAGTTGATGATAAACAACAAGATTGA
- the rho gene encoding transcription termination factor Rho, whose protein sequence is MNLTELKNTPVPELVKLGETMGLENLARLRKQDIIFAILKAHAKGGADIFGDGVLEILQDGFGFLRSADSSYLAGPDDIYVSPSQIRRFNLRTGDTIAGKIRPPKEGERYFALLKINEVNYDRPENARNKILFENLTPLHADERMRMERGNGSTEDITARVLDLASPIGKGQRGLIVAPPKAGKTMLLQNIAQSIAYNHPECVLIVLLIDERPEEVTEMQRMVKGEVIASTFDEPAQRHVQVADMVIEKAKRLVEHKKDVVILLDSITRLARAYNTVVPSSGKVLTGGLDANALHRPKRFFGAARNVEEGGSLTIIATALVDTGSKMDEVIYEEFKGTGNMELHLSRKIAEKRVYPAIDITRSGTRREELLTTPDELQKMWILRKIVHPMGESDAVEFLIDKLAMTKTNDEFFDAMKRQQK, encoded by the coding sequence ATGAATCTGACTGAACTCAAGAATACCCCCGTCCCTGAGCTGGTAAAGCTTGGCGAGACCATGGGCTTGGAAAACCTCGCCCGTTTACGCAAGCAAGACATCATTTTCGCAATCCTGAAGGCGCATGCCAAAGGCGGCGCGGATATCTTTGGTGATGGTGTGCTGGAAATATTACAAGATGGCTTTGGCTTTTTGCGCAGTGCCGACTCTTCTTATTTGGCCGGACCCGACGATATCTATGTCTCTCCCAGTCAGATCCGGCGTTTCAACTTGCGCACTGGCGACACCATAGCCGGTAAAATACGACCACCTAAAGAAGGTGAGCGTTATTTCGCGCTGCTAAAAATTAACGAAGTTAACTACGACCGCCCCGAGAACGCCCGCAACAAGATCTTGTTTGAAAACTTAACGCCATTACATGCGGACGAACGCATGAGAATGGAGCGCGGCAACGGCTCTACCGAAGACATTACCGCTCGCGTACTCGATTTGGCCTCGCCCATCGGTAAAGGTCAGCGTGGCTTAATAGTGGCGCCGCCTAAAGCTGGTAAAACTATGCTGCTGCAAAACATCGCACAAAGCATCGCTTACAATCATCCAGAATGTGTATTGATCGTGTTATTGATTGATGAGCGTCCGGAAGAAGTGACCGAAATGCAACGCATGGTAAAAGGCGAAGTGATTGCTTCTACCTTTGATGAGCCAGCACAGCGTCACGTACAAGTGGCGGATATGGTTATCGAAAAAGCCAAGCGCTTGGTTGAACACAAAAAAGACGTGGTGATATTACTCGACTCCATTACTCGTCTGGCGCGTGCTTACAACACAGTAGTGCCGTCTTCTGGCAAGGTGTTGACCGGTGGTTTGGATGCTAACGCTCTGCACCGCCCGAAGCGTTTCTTTGGTGCGGCGCGTAATGTAGAAGAGGGCGGCAGCCTGACCATCATTGCGACCGCGTTAGTTGATACCGGCTCTAAGATGGATGAAGTTATCTACGAAGAGTTTAAAGGTACCGGTAACATGGAACTGCACTTGTCGCGCAAAATTGCCGAGAAGCGCGTGTATCCTGCCATCGACATTACGCGTTCAGGCACCCGTCGTGAAGAGTTACTCACCACGCCCGATGAGCTGCAGAAGATGTGGATCTTGCGCAAAATCGTGCACCCTATGGGTGAGAGCGATGCGGTCGAGTTCTTGATCGATAAGTTGGCCATGACCAAAACCAACGATGAATTCTTTGATGCCATGAAACGCCAGCAAAAATAA
- the ubiD gene encoding 4-hydroxy-3-polyprenylbenzoate decarboxylase, with amino-acid sequence MKYKDLRDFIAQLEAQGELKRIQQEIDPYLEMTEICDRTLKAGGPALLFENPKGFDMPVLGNLFGTPKRVAMGMGQEDVGALREVGRWLSYLKEPEPPKGLKELMEKLPIFKQVLNMPTKRLKKAPCQEVIFEGDQVDLTQLPIQHCWPGDVAPLITWGLTITRGPYKKRQNLGIYRQQLLGKNKVIMRWLSHRGGALDFREWQEANPGQPYPVAVALGADPATILGAVTPVPDTLSEYAFAGLLRGSRTEVVKCIGSDLEVPASAEIVLEGFIYPDEMAPEGPYGDHTGYYNEVDEFPVFTVERITRRHDAIYHSTYTGRPPDEPAILGVALNEVFVPILQKQFPEIVDFYLPPEGCSYRMAVVTIKKRYPGHAKSVMLGVWSYLRQFMYTKFVIVCDDDINARDWNDVIWAITTRMDPARDTTLIEHTPIDYLDFASPVSGLGSKMGMDATNKWPGETDREWGVPIEMPMEVKQKVDSLWDELGIFDSSIK; translated from the coding sequence ATGAAATATAAGGACTTGCGCGACTTTATTGCGCAGCTCGAAGCTCAGGGCGAACTCAAGCGTATCCAGCAGGAAATCGATCCTTATCTGGAAATGACTGAAATTTGTGATCGCACGCTCAAGGCGGGCGGTCCGGCTTTGTTGTTTGAAAATCCCAAAGGCTTTGATATGCCGGTGTTAGGCAACTTGTTTGGCACCCCCAAACGCGTTGCCATGGGCATGGGCCAAGAAGATGTGGGGGCTTTGCGTGAAGTAGGCCGTTGGTTGTCGTATCTAAAAGAGCCAGAGCCACCTAAAGGCTTGAAAGAGCTGATGGAAAAGTTGCCGATCTTTAAGCAAGTGCTCAATATGCCGACCAAACGGCTGAAGAAAGCGCCGTGCCAAGAAGTGATCTTCGAAGGCGATCAAGTGGATCTGACTCAATTACCGATCCAGCATTGCTGGCCCGGCGATGTGGCGCCCTTGATCACCTGGGGTTTAACCATTACTCGTGGCCCCTATAAAAAACGACAAAATCTGGGTATTTATCGCCAGCAATTATTAGGTAAGAATAAAGTTATTATGCGCTGGCTTAGCCATCGCGGCGGTGCGCTGGACTTTCGTGAATGGCAAGAAGCCAATCCAGGCCAGCCTTATCCGGTTGCGGTCGCGTTAGGCGCGGATCCTGCCACCATTCTCGGTGCCGTCACACCAGTGCCGGATACGCTGTCAGAATATGCCTTTGCGGGTCTTTTGCGTGGTAGCCGTACCGAAGTGGTAAAGTGCATCGGCAGTGATTTAGAAGTGCCGGCCAGCGCCGAAATCGTCTTGGAGGGCTTTATTTATCCAGATGAAATGGCGCCAGAAGGGCCGTATGGGGATCACACCGGTTATTACAACGAAGTGGATGAGTTTCCGGTGTTTACCGTGGAGCGCATTACCCGTCGCCACGATGCTATTTACCATTCCACCTATACGGGTCGGCCACCGGATGAACCGGCGATTTTGGGCGTGGCACTCAATGAAGTATTTGTGCCGATCCTGCAAAAGCAGTTTCCAGAAATCGTCGACTTTTATTTACCGCCCGAAGGTTGTTCATATCGGATGGCGGTGGTGACCATTAAAAAGCGCTATCCGGGTCATGCCAAAAGTGTCATGCTCGGCGTGTGGTCGTATTTACGACAGTTTATGTACACCAAATTTGTTATCGTCTGTGACGATGATATTAATGCCAGAGATTGGAACGACGTGATTTGGGCCATTACCACGCGAATGGATCCGGCGCGCGATACCACTCTGATCGAACATACTCCTATCGATTACTTAGACTTTGCTTCGCCTGTGTCCGGCCTTGGCTCAAAAATGGGCATGGACGCCACCAATAAATGGCCGGGTGAAACCGACCGTGAATGGGGCGTGCCAATAGAGATGCCAATGGAAGTAAAACAAAAAGTAGATAGCTTATGGGACGAGCTGGGGATCTTCGATTCCAGTATTAAATAG
- the ilvC gene encoding ketol-acid reductoisomerase translates to MANNYFNTLTLREQLEQLGKCRFMKRNEFADGCDYLKGKKVVIVGCGAQGLNQGLNMRDSGLDVAYALRDEAIAEKRQSYKQATENGFKVGTYQELIPTADLVMNLTPDKQHTSAVNAVMPLMKEGAALGYSHGFNIVEEGMQIRKDITVVMVAPKCPGTEVREEYKRGFGVPTLIAVHPENDAKGEGLAIAKAWASATGGDRAGVLESSFVAEVKSDLMGEQTILCGMLQAGAILAHDKMLADGIDAGYAGKLIQFGWETITEALKQGGITNMMDRLSNPAKIKAFDMAEELKELMRPLFNKHMDDIIQGNFSAGMMADWANDDKDLLTWREETADTSFEQYPATDVVIDEQEYFDNAILLVAMVKAGVELAFEAMTASGIIDESAYYESLHELPLIANTVARKRLYEMNVVISDTAEYGNYLFAHAAVPLLREKFMPNISTNVIGKSFEVASNSVDNRRLIDVNEAIRNHPVETIGKTLRSYMTDMQNIAVGG, encoded by the coding sequence ATGGCTAATAATTACTTTAATACCCTGACTTTGCGCGAGCAGCTTGAGCAACTGGGCAAGTGTCGCTTCATGAAGCGTAACGAATTCGCTGATGGCTGTGATTACCTGAAAGGTAAAAAAGTAGTTATCGTTGGTTGTGGTGCTCAAGGCTTGAACCAAGGCTTGAACATGCGTGACTCTGGCCTTGACGTTGCCTATGCACTGCGCGATGAAGCTATCGCTGAAAAGCGTCAGTCTTACAAGCAAGCCACCGAGAACGGCTTTAAAGTTGGCACTTACCAAGAGTTGATCCCCACTGCTGACTTGGTAATGAACCTGACTCCTGACAAGCAGCATACCTCTGCCGTTAACGCCGTTATGCCGTTAATGAAAGAAGGCGCCGCTCTGGGTTACTCTCATGGCTTCAACATCGTTGAAGAAGGCATGCAGATCCGTAAAGACATTACCGTAGTCATGGTTGCACCTAAGTGCCCAGGTACTGAAGTACGTGAAGAATATAAGCGTGGTTTTGGCGTACCTACCCTGATTGCCGTACACCCAGAAAACGATGCTAAAGGCGAAGGTCTGGCCATCGCTAAAGCATGGGCATCTGCCACTGGCGGCGACCGTGCCGGCGTACTTGAGTCTTCTTTCGTAGCCGAAGTTAAGTCTGACTTAATGGGCGAGCAAACCATTCTGTGTGGCATGCTGCAAGCTGGCGCGATTTTAGCCCACGACAAAATGTTGGCTGACGGTATCGATGCCGGTTATGCAGGCAAGCTTATCCAGTTCGGTTGGGAAACCATCACCGAAGCGCTGAAGCAAGGCGGCATCACCAACATGATGGACCGTTTGTCTAACCCAGCCAAAATCAAAGCTTTCGACATGGCTGAAGAGTTGAAAGAGCTGATGCGCCCATTGTTCAACAAGCACATGGATGACATCATCCAAGGCAACTTCTCTGCTGGCATGATGGCCGATTGGGCAAATGACGACAAAGACCTGCTGACTTGGCGTGAAGAGACTGCCGACACTAGCTTCGAGCAGTATCCTGCCACTGACGTAGTAATCGACGAGCAAGAATACTTCGATAACGCAATTCTGTTGGTTGCCATGGTGAAAGCCGGCGTTGAATTGGCATTTGAAGCCATGACTGCTTCAGGTATTATCGATGAGTCTGCTTACTACGAGTCTCTGCATGAGCTGCCACTGATTGCCAACACTGTTGCGCGTAAGCGTTTGTACGAAATGAACGTAGTAATCTCTGATACTGCAGAGTACGGTAACTACCTGTTCGCTCACGCTGCTGTGCCTTTGTTGCGCGAGAAGTTCATGCCTAACATCAGCACCAACGTAATCGGTAAGAGCTTCGAAGTTGCGTCTAACTCCGTTGATAACCGTCGCTTAATCGACGTGAACGAAGCAATTCGTAACCACCCAGTTGAGACCATCGGTAAGACCCTGCGTTCTTACATGACTGACATGCAAAACATCGCTGTTGGTGGCTAG
- the ilvY gene encoding HTH-type transcriptional activator IlvY encodes MDFRHLELFVHLSQSLHFGHTADAMAVSPSTLSRAIQRLEQDTGSELLIRDNRSVSLTPAGARLQQFAVGWLSDWQHLKQELKHGDDSLQGRLRVYCSVTASYFLLPGILERFRSRYPRLEIRLETGDPALAIDKILDDESELAIAARPDALPAKVHFINLQTVPMVFIAPTTTGPISELLEQKPLDWRTLPVIVSEQGVARKRANQWFKSKGINPNIYAEVAGNEAIIGMVALGFGIGVVPRVVIDHSPMGDKVRILSASPALKSIEVGVCLLKKRLDDPLIQAFQQTALEPV; translated from the coding sequence GTGGACTTTCGCCATCTAGAACTCTTTGTACATTTAAGCCAGAGTTTACACTTTGGCCACACCGCCGATGCCATGGCGGTAAGCCCTTCAACGTTAAGCCGTGCTATTCAACGCCTAGAGCAAGATACCGGTAGCGAGCTGTTGATAAGAGATAATCGTAGCGTGTCACTGACACCGGCGGGCGCACGCCTACAGCAATTTGCTGTAGGTTGGCTCAGCGACTGGCAACACCTTAAGCAAGAACTCAAACACGGGGATGACAGCTTGCAAGGTCGGCTGCGGGTGTATTGCTCGGTCACCGCAAGTTACTTCTTGCTACCCGGTATTTTAGAACGCTTTCGCAGCCGCTACCCAAGGCTCGAAATTCGCCTCGAAACCGGCGATCCGGCGCTGGCTATCGATAAAATACTGGATGATGAAAGTGAGCTGGCTATCGCAGCACGCCCCGATGCGCTACCAGCCAAGGTGCATTTTATTAACCTGCAAACCGTGCCCATGGTGTTTATCGCGCCTACTACTACTGGGCCCATCAGCGAATTGCTGGAGCAAAAGCCACTGGATTGGCGCACCTTACCGGTGATTGTATCGGAGCAAGGCGTAGCCAGAAAACGCGCCAATCAGTGGTTTAAGAGTAAGGGCATCAACCCCAATATTTATGCGGAAGTAGCAGGTAATGAAGCCATCATAGGTATGGTAGCGCTGGGTTTTGGCATCGGCGTGGTGCCCAGAGTGGTTATCGATCACAGCCCCATGGGGGACAAAGTTCGAATTTTGTCGGCAAGCCCAGCACTCAAGTCCATTGAAGTGGGCGTGTGTTTATTGAAAAAGCGCCTCGACGACCCACTGATTCAGGCGTTCCAACAAACGGCATTAGAACCGGTTTAA